One window of candidate division KSB1 bacterium genomic DNA carries:
- a CDS encoding ribbon-helix-helix protein, CopG family — MATTKIAITLEKTLVDKLDEMVKKELFPNRSKAIQEAVKEKIVRLDKGRLARECAKLDPKFEQAMAEEGISIDLEEWPEY; from the coding sequence ATGGCAACCACAAAAATCGCAATCACTTTGGAGAAAACCTTAGTTGATAAACTTGATGAAATGGTAAAAAAAGAACTGTTTCCAAATCGAAGCAAAGCTATTCAGGAAGCTGTGAAAGAAAAAATCGTTCGGTTAGATAAAGGTCGCCTTGCCAGAGAGTGCGCTAAGCTTGATCCGAAATTTGAACAAGCAATGGCCGAAGAAGGTATTTCTATAGACCTTGAAGAATGGCCAGAATATTAA